In Arachis hypogaea cultivar Tifrunner chromosome 2, arahy.Tifrunner.gnm2.J5K5, whole genome shotgun sequence, a genomic segment contains:
- the LOC112730207 gene encoding AT-hook motif nuclear-localized protein 11: protein MDRGDQMALSGSASYYMQRGMPGSGTQQPDLHNSPSMRPLSNPNLPFQPSIGGSTIGSTMPLESSGISSQCVNVGAPAGAPSGEPVKRKRGRPRKYGPDGTVSLALTPAPATHPGTMTQQGQKRGRGRPPGSGKKQQLASLGELMSGTAGMGFTPHIITVAVGEDIATKVMAFSQQGPRAICIMAATGAVSTVTLRQPSTSGGTVTYEGRFEILCLSGSYLLTDSGGSRNRSGGLSVSLASPDGRVIGGGVGGVLVAASTVQVVVGSFIWGGLKAKKQKKEGSSEGAEVAMEPDHQTVHNISPNQTLTPTSSLSPWPSSRPMDMRHSHIDIDLMRG from the exons ATGGATCGTGGGGACCAAATGGCGTTGTCTGGTTCTGCATCTTATTATATGCAGAGAGGAATGCCTGGTTCTGGAACACAGCAACCTGACTTGCACAATTCGCCTAGTATGCGTCCATTGTCGAATCCTAACCTCCCATTTCAACCAAGCATTGGAGGTAGTACCATTGGATCCACCATGCCATTGGAATCTTCGGGGATTTCGTCTCAATGTGTCAATGTTGGTGCCCCTGCTGGAGCTCCTTCCGGAGAACCGGTCAAAAGGAAGAGGGGTAGGCCTAGGAAGTATGGGCCGGATGGAACCGTTTCACTGGCATTGACTCCAGCGCCGGCTACTCATCCGGGAACCATGACACAACAAGGCCAGAAACGGGGTAGAGGCCGCCCCCCAGGGTCTGGGAAGAAACAGCAGCTGGCTTCTCTTG GTGAATTGATGTCTGGTACAGCTGGGATGGGTTTCACTCCTCATATCATCACCGTTGCGGTTGGAGAA GACATCGCAACCAAAGTTATGGCGTTTTCTCAGCAAGGGCCTAGAGCAATTTGTATTATGGCAGCCACTGGTGCTGTCTCTACCGTGACACTTCGACAACCTTCAACTTCCGGCGGCACTGTAACATATGAG GGCCGTTTTGAGATATTGTGCCTATCAGGCTCTTACTTACTTACCGATAGTGGTGGATCTCGCAATAGATCTGGGGGACTAAGTGTTTCCCTTGCTAGTCCTGATGGCCGTGTTATCGGTGGAGGAGTTGGCGGAGTACTTGTTGCAGCATCTACAGTTCAG GTTGTAGTTGGGAGCTTTATTTGGGGCGGATTGAAGGCGAAGAAACAGAAAAAAGAAGGTTCCTCCGAAGGAGCAGAAGTTGCTATGGAGCCGGATCATCAGACGGTTCATAACATTTCTCCGAATCAAACTCTTACTCCAACCT